The following proteins are co-located in the Longimicrobium terrae genome:
- a CDS encoding galactose-1-epimerase, translating to MQTVTVQRSPFDHLADGTPVEAFTMELPGVARVRVSAYAGAVLSIHVPDRDGRMGDVVLGFDTLDEYLADESFQGALIGRSGNRIARGRFTLDGHEHQLLINNAPNHLHGGPRGFHKRLWAAETVETSEGAGVRLRLTSDDGDQGYPGTVDVTVTYLLTSEGALRVEYDAVTDTPTPVNLTQHTYWNLTADPRREILGHRLRLNADAITPVDETLIPTGELAAVEGTPFDFRDEQPIGARADADDEQLRYAGGYDHNFALRGAGTLALAARVHEPESGRVLEVHTTQPGIQFYSGNFLDGTTVGKGGIAYAHRTGLCLEPQAYPDAPNHPHFSSTILRPGERYSSLILYRFGAE from the coding sequence GTGCAGACTGTGACCGTGCAGCGCTCCCCTTTCGACCATCTGGCGGACGGAACGCCGGTGGAAGCGTTCACGATGGAGCTGCCCGGCGTGGCGCGGGTGCGGGTGAGCGCCTACGCCGGCGCCGTGCTGTCCATCCACGTCCCCGACCGCGACGGCCGCATGGGAGACGTGGTGCTGGGCTTCGACACGCTGGATGAATACCTGGCGGACGAGTCGTTCCAGGGCGCGCTCATCGGCCGCTCCGGCAACCGGATCGCGCGGGGCCGCTTCACGCTGGACGGCCACGAGCACCAGCTGCTGATCAACAACGCGCCCAACCACCTTCACGGCGGTCCCAGGGGCTTCCACAAGCGCCTGTGGGCCGCTGAAACGGTGGAAACGTCCGAGGGTGCCGGCGTGCGCCTGCGGCTCACCAGCGACGACGGAGACCAGGGCTATCCCGGCACGGTGGATGTGACCGTCACTTACCTGCTGACCAGCGAAGGCGCGCTGCGGGTGGAGTACGACGCGGTGACGGACACGCCCACGCCGGTGAACCTGACCCAGCACACGTACTGGAACCTGACGGCAGACCCGCGTCGCGAGATCCTGGGCCACCGCCTCCGCCTGAACGCGGACGCCATCACGCCGGTGGATGAGACGCTGATCCCCACCGGCGAACTGGCCGCCGTCGAGGGCACCCCGTTCGACTTCCGCGACGAGCAGCCCATCGGCGCGCGCGCGGACGCGGACGACGAGCAGTTGCGGTACGCGGGCGGCTACGACCACAACTTCGCGCTGCGTGGCGCGGGGACGCTGGCGCTGGCCGCGCGGGTGCATGAGCCGGAAAGCGGCCGCGTGCTGGAGGTGCACACCACCCAGCCGGGCATCCAGTTCTACTCCGGCAACTTCCTGGACGGCACCACGGTGGGCAAAGGCGGGATCGCGTACGCGCACCGCACGGGGCTGTGCCTGGAGCCGCAGGCCTATCCCGACGCGCCCAACCATCCCCACTTCTCGTCCACCATCCTGCGCCCCGGCGAGCGCTACTCTTCGCTGATCCTCTACCGCTTCGGCGCGGAATAA
- the frr gene encoding ribosome recycling factor, giving the protein MSSLQKARQRMESAIEALRRDFQSVRTGKANPALLDSVRVEAYGNLMPLNQVGTVSAPEPRMLTIQPWDKTQIKAIEKALRESDLGLNPSNDGNLVRIPIPALTEDRRREFVKMLHKMAEEARVAVRQVRKDANDEVKARQKDDGLSEDDIRREQGDVQKLTDQYVAKVEEMVKAKEAEVMEV; this is encoded by the coding sequence ATGTCCAGCCTGCAGAAAGCCCGTCAGCGAATGGAAAGCGCCATCGAGGCGCTGCGCCGCGACTTCCAGAGCGTGCGCACCGGCAAGGCCAACCCCGCGCTGCTGGATTCGGTGCGGGTGGAGGCCTACGGCAACCTGATGCCCCTGAACCAGGTGGGCACGGTGAGCGCGCCCGAGCCGCGCATGCTCACCATTCAGCCCTGGGACAAGACCCAGATCAAGGCCATCGAAAAGGCGCTGCGCGAGTCGGACCTGGGGCTCAACCCCAGCAACGACGGCAACCTGGTGCGCATTCCCATTCCGGCTCTTACCGAGGACCGGCGCCGGGAGTTCGTGAAGATGCTGCACAAGATGGCCGAGGAAGCGCGCGTCGCCGTGCGGCAGGTGCGCAAGGACGCCAACGATGAGGTCAAGGCGCGCCAGAAGGATGACGGCCTGAGCGAGGACGACATCCGCCGCGAGCAGGGCGACGTGCAGAAGCTGACGGACCAGTACGTGGCCAAGGTGGAAGAGATGGTCAAGGCCAAGGAAGCCGAGGTCATGGAGGTCTGA